The stretch of DNA TATCCCACCAGCGCCTCCACCGAAGCTGGCGCTCCGGCTTCCAAGGCTCCTGCCTATCCTGTGCAGACTGTGCCAAAATTCAATATCAGGCTGCAGTAAAGCTCCACGGGGTCTTTCCGTCCTGTCGCGGGTAACCTGCATCTTCACAGGTACTATAATTTCACCGAGTCTCTCGTTGAGACAGTGCCCAGATCGTTGCGCCTTTCGTGCGGGTCGGAACTTACCCGACAAGGAATTTCGCTACCTTAGGACCGTTATAGTTACGGCCGCCGTTTACTGGGGCTTCAATTCAGACCTTCGCTTGCGCTAAGCCCTCCTCTTAACCTTCCAGCACCGGGCAGGCGTCAGCCCCTATACGTCGCCTTGCGGCTTTGCAGAGACCTGTGTTTTTGCTAAACAGTCGCCTGGGCCTATTCACTGCGGCTCTCTCGGGCTTGCACCCTACCAGAGCACCCCTTCTCCCGAAGTTACGGGGTCATTTTGCCGAGTTCCTTAACGAGAGTTCACTCGCTCACCTTAGGATTCTCTCCTCGCCTACCTGTGTCGGTTTGCGGTACGGGCACCTTACATCTCGCTAGAGGCTTTTCTTGGCAGTGTGGAATCGAAGACTTCGGTACTAAAATTCCCTCGTCATCACAGCTCAGCCTTAATGGAAACGGGATTTGCCTCATTTCCAGCCTGACTGCTTAAACACGCGTATCCAGCTGCGTGATCTCCTATCCTCCTGCGTCCCCCCATCACTCAAACGATGCTTGGTGGTACAGGAATATCAACCTGTTATCCATCGCCTACGCCTTTCGGCCTCGGCTTAGGTCCCGACTAACCCTGAGAGGACGAGCCTTCCTCAGGAAACCTTAGGCATTCGGTGGAAGGGATTCTCACCCTTCTTTCGCTACTCATACCGGCATTCTCACTTCCAGGCGCTCCACCAGTCCTTCCGGTCTGGCTTCACAGCCCCTGGAACGCTCTCCTACCACTGACACCGAAAGGTGTCAATCCACAGCTTCGGTGATACGTTTAGCCCCGGTACATTTTCGGCGCAGAGTCACTCGACCAGTGAGCTATTACGCACTCTTTAAATGGTGGCTGCTTCTAAGCCAACATCCTGGTTGTCTGGGCAACTCCACATCCTTTTCCACTTAACGTATACTTTGGGACCTTAGCTGGTGGTCTGGGCTGTTTCCCTCTTGACTACGGATCTTATCACTCGCAGTCTGACTCCCAAACATAAGTATCTGGCATTCGGAGTTTGTCTGAATTCGGTAACCCGGGATGGGCCCCTAGTCCAAACAGTGCTCTACCTCCAGTACTCTTCGTTTGAGGCTAGCCCTAAAGCTATTTCGGAGAGAACCAGCTATCTCCAGGTTCGATTGGAATTTCACCGCTACCCACACCTCATCCCCGCACTTTTCAACGTGCGTGGGTTCGGACCTCCAGTGAGTGTTACCTCACCTTCATCCTGGACATGGGTAGATCACCTGGTTTCGGGTCTACGACCTCATACTCATGCGCCCTATTCAGACTCGCTTTCGCTGCGGCTCCGCCTTATCAGCTTAACCTTGCATGAAATCGTAACTCGCCGGTTCATTCTACAAAAGGCACGCTATCACCCGTTAAAGGGCTCTAACTACTTGTAGGCACACGGTTTCAGGATCTCTTTCACTCCCCTTCCGGGGTGCTTTTCACCTTTCCCTCACGGTACTGGTTCACTATCGGTCACTAGGGAGTATTTAGCCTTGGGAGATGGTCCTCCCGGATTCCGACGGAATTCCTCGTGTTCCGCCGTACTCAGGATACACTCAAGAGAGAAGAGAATTTCGGCTACAGGGCTGTTACCTTGTACCGCGGATCTTTCCAGATCGCTTCACCTATCCTCTTCCTTTGTAACTCCGTATAGAGTGTCCTACAACCCCAAGAAGCAAGCTTCTTGGTTTGGGCTATGTCCCGTTTCGCTCGCCGCTACTCAGGGAATCGCGTTTGCTTTCTCTTCCTCCGGGTACTTAGATGTTTCAGTTCCCCGGGTATGCCTCCTCCTGCCCTATGTATTCAGGCAGGGGTGCCACCCCATTACGGATGGCGGGTTTCCCCATTCGGAAATCTCCGGATCAAAGCTTACTTACAGCTCCCCGGAGCATATCGGTGTTAGTCCCGTCCTTCTTCGGCTCCTAGTGCCAAGGCATCCACCGTGCGCCCTTTCTAACTTAACCTAAAATGGCGGTGTATCTTACTCGGTTTTTTGCTTTGGTCATACAATGTGTTGCTTCTATCCAGTTTTCAAAGAACATAATATGGTGGAGCCTAGCGGGATCGAACCGCTGACCTCCTGCGTGCAAAGCAGGCGCTCTCCCAGCTGAGCTAAGGCCCCGTATAAAGAAGTAAGAATGGTGGGCCTAAATGGACTCGAACCATCGACCTCACGCTTATCAGGCGTGCGCTCTAACCAGCTGAGCTATAGGCCCCTACTTCCATTATGAAGTTTCAGATTGAACCTTCAAAACTGAACAAAATCAAACGTCAAACGTTTGCGAGAACCAAGTTCTCACTTCCGTAAATATCCTTAGAAAGGAGGTGATCCAGCCGCACCTTCCGATACGGCTACCTTGTTACGACTTCACCCCAATCATCTGCCCCACCTTCGGCGGCTGGCTCCCGTAAGGGTTACCCCACCGACTTCGGGTGTTGCAAACTCTCGTGGTGTGACGGGCGGTGTGTACAAGGCCCGGGAACGTATTCACCGCGGCATGCTGATCCGCGATTACTAGCGATTCCAGCTTCATGCAGGCGAGTTGCAGCCTGCAATCCGAACTGAGAATGGTTTTATGGGATTGGCTAAACCTCGCGGTCTTGCAGCCCTTTGTACCATCCATTGTAGCACGTGTGTAGCCCAGGTCATAAGGGGCATGATGATTTGACGTCATCCCCACCTTCCTCCGGTTTGTCACCGGCAGTCACCTTAGAGTGCCCAACTAAATGCTGGCAACTAAGATCAAGGGTTGCGCTCGTTGCGGGACTTAACCCAACATCTCACGACACGAGCTGACGACAACCATGCACCACCTGTCACCGCTGTCCCCGAAGGGAAAGCCCTGTCTCCAGGGAGGTCAGCGGGATGTCAAGACCTGGTAAGGTTCTTCGCGTTGCTTCGAATTAAACCACATGCTCCACCGCTTGTGCGGGCCCCCGTCAATTCCTTTGAGTTTCAGCCTTGCGGCCGTACTCCCCAGGCGGAGTGCTTAATGCGTTAGCTGCAGCACTGAGGGGCGGAAACCCCCCAACACTTAGCACTCATCGTTTACGGCGTGGACTACCAGGGTATCTAATCCTGTTCGCTCCCCACGCTTTCGCGCCTCAGCGTCAGTTACAGACCAAAGAGCCGCCTTCGCCACTGGTGTTCCTCCACATCTCTACGCATTTCACCGCTACACGTGGAATTCCGCTCTTCTCTTCTGCACTCAAGCCTTCCAGTTTCCAATGACCCTCCACGGTTGAGCCGTGGGCTTTCACATCAGACTTAAAAGGCCGCCTGCGCGCGCTTTACGCCCAATAATTCCGGACAACGCTTGCCACCTACGTATTACCGCGGCTGCTGGCACGTAGTTAGCCGTGGCTTTCTGGCCAGGTACCGTCAAGGTACGGGCAGTTACTCCCGTACTTGTTCTTCCCTGACAACAGAGTTTTACGATCCGAAAACCTTCTTCACTCACGCGGCGTTGCTCCGTCAGACTTTCGTCCATTGCGGAAGATTCCCTACTGCTGCCTCCCGTAGGAGTCTGGGCCGTGTCTCAGTCCCAGTGTGGCCGATCACCCTCTCAGGTCGGCTACGCATCGTCGCCTTGGTGAGCCGTTACCTCACCAACTAGCTAATGCGCCGCGGGTCCATCTGTAAGTGACAGCCGAAGCCGCCTTTCAATCAAGAGCCATGCAGCTCTTGACATTATCCGGTATTAGCCCCGGTTTCCCGGAGTTATCCCAGTCTTACAGGCAGGTTACCCACGTGTTACTCACCCGTCCGCCGCTAACTTGAACAGAGCAAGCTCTGTCAAGTCCGCTCGACTTGCATGTATTAGGCACGCCGCCAGCGTTCGTCCTGAGCCAGGATCAAACTCTCCAAAAAAGTTTGACTTGCTCATTTGTTTCCACTAAAACACGGGGTGTTTTTAGTGGAAGATAAAAATTTAAAACGTTGACGTTTTTATTGATTTTGTTCAGTTTTCAATGTTCAATGTGTCATTTGCGACTTTAATATCTTAACACTTCTCTCAAGTGATGTCAATCACTTTTTTGAAGTATTTTTTAAGTTTGTTGTTCTATGTTGCTGACAACGAATATAAATATACCACCGTGATTCATCCGACGCAAGCTTTTTTTAAAAGTTTTTTTCAAAATAAAATCTCCGGTGCTTTCACCGGAGATTTGTTTATTAATCTTTATGTCTCATATGCGGGAATAGAAGAACGTCACGAATAGATGGAGCGTTCGTTAAAAGCATAACCAAACGGTCGATACCGATACCTAAACCGCCTGTTGGAGGCATACCGTATTCCAGTGCTTCGATGAAATCATCATCCATTTCATGTGCTTCGTCATTTCCTTGCTCACGCTCTTTTAATTGCGCTTCAAACCGTTCACGCTGATCAATTGGATCATTGAGCTCTGTGAAGGCATTAGCGTGTTCACGACGAACGATAAACAACTCAAAACGATCTGTGAAACGAGGATCTTCCGGATTCTTTTTCGCCAGTGGTGAAATCTCAACCGGATGTCCATAAATGAACGTAGGCTGAACAAGCTCTTCTTCTACTTTCTGCTCAAAGAACTCGTTGACAATATGTCCATATTGCATCGTTTCTTTGTAATCAATGCCGTGTTCTTTCGCAAGTGCCCGTGCTTCTTCATCGTTCATTTCTTTCCAGAAATCAACGCCTGTATATTCTTTTACTGCATCCACCATATGAAGACGGCGCCATTCTGGTTTTAATTCTACCGTATCTTCTCCATATTGAACCGTTGTCGTACCGAGCACTTCCTGCGCCACATGAGCAATTAAATTCTCAGTTAAGCTCATGATATCTTTATAATCTGCATATGCTTCATACAGCTCAATCATTGTAAATTCAGGATTGTGGCGTGTCGATACACCTTCGTTACGGAATACGCGGCCAATTTCATACACTTTTTCCATACCGCCTACGATTAGACGCTTCAAGTGCAGCTCAATCGCAATCCGCATATATAGTTCCATATCAAGTGCATTATGATGAGTTACGAACGGACGAGCTGAAGCTCCACCAGCAATCGCATGCATCATTGGTGTTTCCACTTCTAAATAACCGTTGTTATCGAGATAGCGGCGCATTGACTGAATAATGCGGCTGCGTGTAATAAACGTTTTTTGGCTTTCTTGATTAGTGATCAAGTCCAAATAACGCTGACGGTAACGCTGTTCAACATCCTTCAGCCCATGGTGCTTGTCTGGAAGCGGACGAAGCGCTTTTGTTAAAAACACATATTCTGTTGCTTTAACAGACAGCTCACCTACGTTTGTTTTAAACACTTTCCCTCTCACGCCCACAATGTCGCCAAGGTCTGTTGAAGTAAACAAATCGTATTGTTCTTCACCTACTGCATCTTTCCGTACATAAATTTGAATTTGTCCAGTTAAGTCCTGTACGTGAGCGAATCCAGCTTTTCCTTTGCCCCGTTTTGTCATAATACGGCCGGCAACGACTACTTCCGCCCCTTTTTCTTCAAGATCTTCCTTCGAAAACGATTCGAATTCAGCAGCAACGCTTTCCGCTGTGTGGCTCCGCTCAAAACGGCCGCCAAACGGGTCTAAGCCTTTTTCCTGCAATGCCCGCATTTTCTCTCTTCTGACTAACAACTGGTCGTTTAATTCTTCACTCATTCCGTTCACTCCTAATTAAACCGCCTGATTGGACGCTTCTTTTTCTTCTACTTCATTTACAAATGTGGTCAGCAGTGTTGCAAGCTGGTCACGTGTTTCACATTCATTAACTTCTTTACGCACTTTACCGTTTCCACGGATTCCTTTTAAGTACCAAGCCGCATGCTTTCTCATTTCACGTACAGCTACGTTTTCATTTTTCAAGCCGATCAGGCGATCTAAATGAAGCAGGCATACGTCAATTTTTTCACGAGGTGTTGGTTCCCCAATTAGTTCACCTGTTTCAAGGTAATGAACTGTTTGATAAATCATCCACGGGTTTCCAAGCGCTGCCCGGCCGATCATAACACCATCACAGCCTGTCTCCTCTAGCATACGTTTAGCATCCTGTGGCGTTTGAACATCACCATTTCCGATCAGCGGAATATTAATGGCCTGTTTTACTTCTTTAATAATATCCCAGTTCGCATGGCCTTCATACATTTGTACACGCGTACGTCCATGAAGCGCAATAGCCTGGCCGCCGGCACGCTCTACTGCACGGGCATTTTCAACTGCATAAATATGATCTTCATCCCAGCCCATACGCATTTTTACCGTAACTGGCTTGTCTACCGCATCTACGACTGCAGAAACCATTTCGTAAATTTTATTTGGATCAAGCAGCCATTTAGCTCCAGCATCACATTTTGTGATTTTCGGAACCGGGCAGCCCATATTGATATCGATAATATCTGCGTTCGTATTTTTATCAACGAAGCTTGCCGCTTGAACGAGCGTTTCTTTTTCGCCGCCAAAAATCTGCAGGCTAAGCGGGTTTTCACGCTCATCGATATAAAGCATATTCATTGTTTTTGCATTTTGAAGAACAATCCCTTTATCACTAACCATTTCAGCGCACACCATGCCGGCGCCAAATTCCTTAACTGT from Domibacillus sp. DTU_2020_1001157_1_SI_ALB_TIR_016 encodes:
- the lysS gene encoding lysine--tRNA ligase; the encoded protein is MSEELNDQLLVRREKMRALQEKGLDPFGGRFERSHTAESVAAEFESFSKEDLEEKGAEVVVAGRIMTKRGKGKAGFAHVQDLTGQIQIYVRKDAVGEEQYDLFTSTDLGDIVGVRGKVFKTNVGELSVKATEYVFLTKALRPLPDKHHGLKDVEQRYRQRYLDLITNQESQKTFITRSRIIQSMRRYLDNNGYLEVETPMMHAIAGGASARPFVTHHNALDMELYMRIAIELHLKRLIVGGMEKVYEIGRVFRNEGVSTRHNPEFTMIELYEAYADYKDIMSLTENLIAHVAQEVLGTTTVQYGEDTVELKPEWRRLHMVDAVKEYTGVDFWKEMNDEEARALAKEHGIDYKETMQYGHIVNEFFEQKVEEELVQPTFIYGHPVEISPLAKKNPEDPRFTDRFELFIVRREHANAFTELNDPIDQRERFEAQLKEREQGNDEAHEMDDDFIEALEYGMPPTGGLGIGIDRLVMLLTNAPSIRDVLLFPHMRHKD
- the dusB gene encoding tRNA dihydrouridine synthase DusB, giving the protein MFNIGPVEIKNRVVLAPMAGICNSAFRLTVKEFGAGMVCAEMVSDKGIVLQNAKTMNMLYIDERENPLSLQIFGGEKETLVQAASFVDKNTNADIIDINMGCPVPKITKCDAGAKWLLDPNKIYEMVSAVVDAVDKPVTVKMRMGWDEDHIYAVENARAVERAGGQAIALHGRTRVQMYEGHANWDIIKEVKQAINIPLIGNGDVQTPQDAKRMLEETGCDGVMIGRAALGNPWMIYQTVHYLETGELIGEPTPREKIDVCLLHLDRLIGLKNENVAVREMRKHAAWYLKGIRGNGKVRKEVNECETRDQLATLLTTFVNEVEEKEASNQAV